In Zea mays cultivar B73 chromosome 7, Zm-B73-REFERENCE-NAM-5.0, whole genome shotgun sequence, the following proteins share a genomic window:
- the LOC100285646 gene encoding syntaxin 132 isoform X1 — MAHLPASAPAALTLCPPNLFPPAQSILCGATATPSPVPPPSVPRPPLSSPPARLSLPLSPSLLAAMNNLLTDSFELPRRDSSRDADIEMGMHQADASDNLKDFLKKVDAIESIIAKLSNLLNKLQTANEESKAVTKASSMKAIKQRMEKDIDEVGKIARQAKTKVDELERDNLSNRQKPGCGKGSAVDRSREQTTGAVKKKLKERMDDFQTLREAIRQEYREVVERRVFTVTGNRPDEETIDDLIETGKSEQIFKDAIQHQGRGQILDTVAEIQERHDAVRDLERKLLELQQIFMDMAVLVEAQGDMINNIETHVSNATNHIQQGVSALQNAKKLQKNSRKWMCYAIILLLVIVAVIVVAVIQPWKK; from the exons ATGGCCCACCTGCCAGCCTCAGCACCCGCAGCGTTAACCCTCTGCCCACCCAACCTCTTCCCCCCAGCTCAAAGCATCCTCTGCGGCGCAACGGCCACACCTTCCCCGGTCCCGCCTCCGTCTGTCCCGCGGCCTCCGCTCTCCTCGCCGCCCGCCCGCctgtccctccctctctctccctccctcctcgcCGCCATGAACAACCTCCTCACG GATTCCTTTGAGCTCCCTCGGCGGGACTCCTCAAGAGACGCAGATATTGAAATGGGAATGCATCAGGCTGATGCTTCAGACAACTTGAAAGATTTCTTGAAGAAG GTCGATGCAATTGAGAGTATAATTGCAAAGCTGTCAAATCTATTGAATAAGCTCCAG ACTGCAAATGAGGAATCCAAAGCAGTTACAAAAGCAAGTTCCATGAAAG CAATTAAGCAGCGGATGGAGAAAGATATTGATGAAGTGGGGAAAATTGCTCGTCAGGCAAAGACAAAAGTTGATGAACTGGAAAGAGAT AACCTATCGAATAGGCAAAAACCTGGATGTGGAAAGGGTTCTGCCGTGGACCGATCAAGAGAGCAAACTACTGG AGCAGTGAAAAAGAAATTGAAGGAACGGATGGATGATTTTCAG ACCTTGAGAGAAGCAATCAGGCAAGAGTATCGAGAGGTTGTCGAAAGAAGGGTTTTTACTGTAACTGGTAATCGTCCTGATGAAGAG ACAATTGATGACTTGATAGAGACCGGAAAAAGTGAGCAAATATTCAAAGATGCTATCCAACATCAGGGAAGAGGCCAG ATACTGGACACAGTTGCTGAAATACAGGAGCGACATGATGCTGTAAGGGATCTAGAGAGGAAGCTTTTGGAGTTGCAACAG ATATTTATGGACATGGCAGTTCTTGTCGAGGCTCAAGGAGACATGATCAACAACATCGAGACACAT GTCTCGAATGCCACCAACCACATACAACAAGGCGTGAGCGCGCTCCAGAACGCGAAGAAGCTGCAGAAGAACTCGAGGAAGTGGATGTGCTACGCCATCATCTTGCTGCTGGTGATAGTGGCGGTCATTGTCGTCGCGGTCATCCAGCCATGGAAGAAGTGA
- the LOC103631975 gene encoding nipped-B-like protein B, translating into MGKDKEAANLKEGETEIKAKFVEKEEAKDSGGGAGSVGGKSKEGKKDRERKEEEKSVEHEYGEGDEKAIKKKDKKEKDKKKKEDDGDSGKAEKDKKDKKAKEKDGSELKGSSGEKQEKIKDKKETGDGKDVGEEDKRKKIGNKDKDKKDKKAKEKDGSEPKGDKDEDGKKKEADGDEDEEGKKEDKEKKEKKRKHKGAKEKTIDPVKLKAKLEKIDAKLHDLQAKREDILRQLKELEEGGKGNANEEEPAHVQEDKGKDVVPAQILEQVGESKVEEQNPVATA; encoded by the coding sequence ATggggaaggacaaagaagctgccAATCTGAAGGAGGGGGAGACAGAGATCAAGGCCAAGTTTGTTGAGAAGGAAGAGGCCAAAGACTCGGGTGGTGGCGCAGGGTCTGTGGGAGGAAAGAGTAAAGAGGGGAAGAAAGACAGAGAGAGAAAGGAGGAGGAGAAGTCGGTGGAGCATGAATATGGCGAAGGCGATGAGAAGGCGATCAAGAAGAAGGATAAAAAGGAGAAagacaagaaaaagaaggaagATGATGGAGATTCAGGGAAGGCAGAGAAAGATAAGAAGGATAAGAAGGCTAAAGAGAAGGACGGATCAGAGTTGAAGGGTTCAAGTGGTGAGAAACAAGAGAAAATCAAAGATAAGAAAGAGACAGGAGATGGCAAAGATGTGGGGGAGGAAGATAAACGCAAGAAGATAGGAAACAAGGACAAAGATAAGAAGGATAAAAAGGCCAAAGAAAAGGATGGATCGGAACCAAAGGGTGACAAGGATGAAGATGGTAAGAAGAAAGAGGCCGATGGCGATGAAGACGAAGAAGGTAAGAAGGAGGACAAggaaaagaaagagaagaagaggaaaCACAAGGGTGCAAAGGAGAAGACGATTGATCCGGTGAAGCTGAAGGCAAAACTGGAGAAGATTGATGCCAAATTGCATGACCTACAGGCCAAGAGAGAAGACATCCTGAGGCAGCTGAAAGAGCTGGAAGAAGGCGGCAAGGGAAACGCGAATGAAGAGGAGCCTGCACATGTGCAGGAGGACAAAGGGAAGGATGTTGTGCCTGCACAGATACTGGAACAGGTTGGAGAGAGCAAGGTCGAGGAACAGAATCCTGTTGCCACAGCCTGA
- the LOC100285646 gene encoding syntaxin 132 (The RefSeq protein has 2 substitutions compared to this genomic sequence): MNNLLTDSFELPRRDSSRDADIEMGMHQADASDNLKDFLKKVDAIESIIAKLSNLLNKLQTTNEESKAVTKASSMKAIKQRMEKDIDEVGKIARQAKTKVDELERDNLSNRQKPGCGKGSAVDRSREQTTGAVKKKLKERMDDFQTLREAIRQEYREVVERRVFTVTGNRPDEETIDDLIETGKSEQIFKDAIQHQGRGQILDTVAEIQERHDAVRDLERKLLELQQIFMDMAVLVEAQGDMINNIETHVSNATNHIQQGVSALQNAKKLQKNSRKWMCYAIILLLVIVAVIVVAVIQPWKKGA; the protein is encoded by the exons ATGAACAACCTCCTCACG GATTCCTTTGAGCTCCCTCGGCGGGACTCCTCAAGAGACGCAGATATTGAAATGGGAATGCATCAGGCTGATGCTTCAGACAACTTGAAAGATTTCTTGAAGAAG GTCGATGCAATTGAGAGTATAATTGCAAAGCTGTCAAATCTATTGAATAAGCTCCAG ACTGCAAATGAGGAATCCAAAGCAGTTACAAAAGCAAGTTCCATGAAAG CAATTAAGCAGCGGATGGAGAAAGATATTGATGAAGTGGGGAAAATTGCTCGTCAGGCAAAGACAAAAGTTGATGAACTGGAAAGAGAT AACCTATCGAATAGGCAAAAACCTGGATGTGGAAAGGGTTCTGCCGTGGACCGATCAAGAGAGCAAACTACTGG AGCAGTGAAAAAGAAATTGAAGGAACGGATGGATGATTTTCAG ACCTTGAGAGAAGCAATCAGGCAAGAGTATCGAGAGGTTGTCGAAAGAAGGGTTTTTACTGTAACTGGTAATCGTCCTGATGAAGAG ACAATTGATGACTTGATAGAGACCGGAAAAAGTGAGCAAATATTCAAAGATGCTATCCAACATCAGGGAAGAGGCCAG ATACTGGACACAGTTGCTGAAATACAGGAGCGACATGATGCTGTAAGGGATCTAGAGAGGAAGCTTTTGGAGTTGCAACAG ATATTTATGGACATGGCAGTTCTTGTCGAGGCTCAAGGAGACATGATCAACAACATCGAGACACAT GTCTCGAATGCCACCAACCACATACAACAAGGCGTGAGCGCGCTCCAGAACGCGAAGAAGCTGCAGAAGAACTCGAGGAAGTGGATGTGCTACGCCATCATCTTGCTGCTGGTGATAGTGGCGGTCATTGTCGTCGCGGTCATCCAGCCATGGAAGAAGTGAGCCTAG